The genomic interval GGAGGAACTGACGAGGGAAGAGCTCCTGGCATTGGTGACGGTAGTTGTGGATGGCCGGCAGTACGTCATTGTCGATATCGGCTTGCGAATGCTGCAGCCACGTGAGCTGTATTCGGCGCAGGGCTTCCCACTCCACTACGAGATCGAGGTGGGGCACGACGGCCGTGTCTTTACGAAGGAAAAACAAGTCCGGATGTGCGGAAACAGCGTCTCGCCTCACCACGGTGCCGCAGTTATCGCGGCCAATTGCGCCCATCTGCGCGTCTTCTCAGGCGAGGACGAGCGGCGACAGAGGGCCGCGTGAACGCTCCAACCAGCCACGGCCCGATAGCCACTTTCCCGTCGACAAGCACAAACAATGGAAGAAACTATGCCTGATTCCAGCACGCCCACAGGCACAGCCGATGACTCGATCGTCATCACGCAAATGATCCCCTCAGGGTCGGTCTCACGCGCAAGCATTTCCGGCGCCTTCGCTGGTACTTCATGGGGAACCACCACCCGGCTACCGGCCGGCCGGACCCCATCGATCTCGACTTGCTCGGTGCGGGTTTGATTGAGCGGGTTCCGAACCCGAGATCCGAGCCCAAGTTCGTGCTGACGAAAGCGGGAGACCAGGAGCTCGCCCTCGAGCATCGACGGGAGATCGGGCGGAGAGCTGGCCACCACGACTTCGGCTCCCGCCTAGCGGGATGGCTCCGCCAGCAAGGTCGCATGACCTGGGAAAACATCGAGTTCAAGGTCACCTCTCCAGACGTGGTGACGATACCTGGAACGGCCATAGAGGTTCCGGACTGGGTCTCCATCGTCAGGCCGGACGTCTTTTCTCTCGCCAAGTCGTACAACCCCGACCGGATGAACCCGTGCATCCACGAGGTGAAGGTGTCTCGGGAGGATTTTCTGGCCGATCTGGCAAAACCCGAGAAGCGGCGAGGGTACACACATCTGTCCGAAGTCTTCTACTACGCATGCCCCGAGGGGCTGATCCAGCTCGAAGAGGTCCCCATCGGCTGCGGGCTGGTCTACGAGATTGAGCCTGGCCACTTCGAGGTGAAGAAGAAGCCGAAGAAGCGGAAGATGGTTTTGTCACCGCGGCATTTCATGAACCTGATCCTCAAGCCCGGCAACCTCAATCGCTTCTAGGGCTTCCCTTTGTTACTTGACTAAAGTAACGGTAACACGTAACAATACACCAACTGAAGCGCGAACTAAACAGAATGAACGACCAGGACAAGATTCGCCAATTGGGACAGTACCCGACGCCCGCGTGGGCGGCGGAGCGGCTTGTCGAGCGGTACTTCGGCGACCTCGGGCGAGACGACCTTGTTATCGAGCCGGCCTGCGGCCCTGGCGCTTTCCTTGGGGCAATTCCGACCGGTGTGCCGGCGATCGGCGTTGAGATTGATCCACTGGCGGCCGAGTGCGCGCGAGTCGCGACCGGACGCGAGGTAATCACTGGTGACTTCTGCACGGTCGACTTGGAGGCTAGGCCCACGGCAATCATCGGCAACCCTCCGTTCAAGCTGGCACTGGTGGACAAATTCCTTGCTCGCGCGCACGCATTGCTGCCGGAAGGGGGAAGGGTTGGATTCCTTCTGCCGGCCTACGCGTTCCAGACCGCAAGCCGCGTAGTGGATTACAACCAGTATTGGACCATCGCGCAGGAGCTCGTGCCGCGGAATGTGTTCGACGGCTTGCGGCTCCCCTTGGTGTTCGCGCTCTTTCACAAGGAACGCCATCGCAGGCTTCTGGGATTTGCCTTGTTTCACGAGACCGTTGCCGTACACCGCATGCAGGATGACTACCAGGTCGTTCTGAAACAAGGGAGCGGCCCGATTTGGCGGAAGGTTATCGAGCTCGCGCTACGCCGTTTGGGAGGTGAGGCCAGCCTGGCTGATATCTACGAAGAACTGCAGCGCAACCGCCCAACTGAAACCCGTTGGTGGAGAGAGAAGATCCGTCAAACCTTACGGCGTTATGCCGAGGTCTTCGTTGTGAAGGGGGAGGGGCGGTACGCGCTTTCCGAAGGATTCATGTGAAGAGCATTGACGCTGACATGTATAACCAGTCGCTGTGGAGAAAAGTATGGGTGCTTACCTTCTGATCATTGTCATGACAACCGCCCACGGAGTCATAGTGAAGACCGAACACGTCGCAAGTTTGGCTGCATGTAACGCGGCGGCTACCTCCGTTAGGAAGCAGACTGCAGACTTGGGTGTCGGTGTGTCCAAGGACCCTGGAAGCAGAAGCAGTACGTGTCTGTCGACTGTGTAAAGAACCAGTAGCTCTAGCACCGGGACAAACACAGTTCCCGCTCCGAGCGGTTCCCGAAACTCATCAAATCTGAAGAGGCTGCACTTGAAGAATGCTCTCAAATGCGCGTTGGCCGCAACGCTCCTCGGCCTGACGCAGGCCGCCAACGCGATTGAAATGAATCTGGCGTCGACAGACGCGGTCGTGGACAAGGCCAAGTTCACGGAGGTAGTGACCCAGTTCCTTCCCGCCAAGGTCCAGGCCCTTGATTCGAACTACAGGCTGATTGGAGTCATGGAGACCGCATCCTATCGGGACGGAGAGCGGTTCTTCTACTACAGCCTGATGCTCCACAAGAAGGTGATCGACCGCGACAGTGGCAAGACGTACTGGGCCGTTACCGGCGGCATCCGTGCGCATGGCATCACCGCCGGCGGCGAAGAGTTGATCAAGCATGTACGTGAAGACCTCGTGCTGGGCGCCAACTCATTCCCCATGGATCAATAAGACGCCGCAGGATTGCCCGGATGAACATGAATCGAAAGTTCCTTGTGGTTGACGACTTCGCCACGATGCGTCGCATCGTTCGAAACTTGCTCAAGGACATTGGCCACTCGAATGTCGAGGAGGCGGAGGACGGCGTCGATGCATTGGAGAAGCTGGAGGCTGGATCGTTTGACGTTGTCCTGACGGATTGGAACATGCCTCGCATGGACGGGTTGACCTTGCTCCAAACGCTTCGCCAATCTGAGAAGTACTCCGGCGTGCGCGTGTTGCTGGTCACCGCCGAGGGCAAGAGGGACAACATCATCGCAGCGGCTCACGCCGGCGCCGACGGCTACATCGTTAAGCCCTTCACCGCGGCGACGCTGGGTGAGAAGCTCGACCGGATCTTCGGTCGGCTCGGCGAGGCATGAGCGGGCGGGGCTACTCGTTTGTCTCGGAATCAAATACCAGGACGTGTTGTGTAGCGAAACGTCCGTCGATGAATCAAGAAAGGTCGACGGCATCGCACTACGGGAGTGAATGATGAACTATCACCGCTGGATCTGCATGCTATTGCTGGCTCTAGCCGCAGTCGGGGTCGCTGGCTGCACCCAAAGTGCGCCGGTAGAACAAGTGTCTGTCTTCGATCGGGCAAAGGCCGAATCTGATGGAAACAAGGCCATTGAAATTCTGGAGGCTGAGTTGGGCAGGACTGATCCTGACACCACGAGCATCTGCGGCTTCCCGAGGATTTGCGGGGAAGCCTTTCGTGCATACCGACGGGATCTGTATGTTGCACTGGATGCGCGGGCTGCAGAGCTGGCGCCTGTGTTGGCAACGGATCAACTTCTGAGGTACGTGCGGACCTATGAGATGAAAGCCAGCCGTGAAGCTGTTGCTGCACAGATTGTCGAGCGGGCCAAGAAGGCTGAAGGAAAGCCTGGCGACGTTCCGCTGTTGGATGATGCTGCATCGCTTCTGGCTGAAGGAAGGTCCGTGCTGAGAAATCGCGATGTCGCCGTAGCATTCTTCGAACGCTCATGGTTGGCTGGATCGACGTACGCGGCCAAAGGGCTAGGCGATCTCTACCTTAAATCGGGGACTTAGACAACGCCTATCTCTGGTCGGTCAGGAACAAGACGCCTGGCGTGGTCTGGACTAGCCGCATTGATGGTTTGTCGCCGGAAGCGATCCATAACGCCGAGGCCGTAGCGTCAAACAAGTCGATTTTGTCTATGCGTGCCGACAAGAAAGGAGGGCCACGTACGTGAGGGCGAATGCGAAGCACCTCTGCGTGGCAGTCACTCTTCTGGTGATGTCCGCGGTGGCACTTGCGATGCCGTCGCCAGCCGATGTGGCCAGCGCAGTGAGATCAGAGGACTGGTCCAAAGCTGAGTCGCTTCTCGGGGAGGTTCTGCGGGAGCGCGAATCGCCGAAAGCGCACTACCAACTCGGCCAGGTCTATGCACACCAGTTCCGGCACGCTGAGGCGCTAGCGGAGTATCGCAGGGCGAAGGAAATTGATCCGTCGCTCAAGTTTGCATCATCGCCGAAGCTGTTCGAGGCTATGGTCACCCGAGAGGAGGCGCTTGTCGAAGGCAAGCTCGACGCCGGCGCATCAAGTTTGCAAGGCACGGACGTCTCCCACGAGACACCGGCCATAGAGGGCGCGTCGAGTGCTGCCCAGCTGCAGGCAACCGACACGCCTGCCAGCCAGCCGCAAGTGGTGACCGTGCTTGAGGACTGGGAGGGCCGCATGCTGTGGCTCATCGTTCCAGCGGCACTTTTGATGGTGGTCGCCGTCCTAATGGGGATCGTCCGAGTCCAGACGAGCGATCGGCCACGAAGCATAGCCCGGCTGCCCGATGAACTGGAGGCCTTGTTGAAGCGTTTGGACTCTGCGGAGGGTGTGTGCAAGGCGGCTTCGTACCCAACCGGCAAGAAGGATCTGATTCTCGAGTCCATCTGGAGGCTGCGCGAAGACGTGGAGCGGACAGTGTCTCAGTGGCGGCACGGCACATCGATAGAGGGAGTGATGCCGGCGCTCGTGGCCAGGGCCTCACGCTTAGAGACGGCCGCGGAAACCGGGGTCGTGACTACTCCCCCTGTGGCGGGCCCTGGCGATCATCGCCGAGTCGGGCCAGCGGTGGTGACGAGTCGACCTATTGCGCAGTCGATCGCGCCTCGAGCGGCAGTGCACAACACCGAAACGCAACGCGAATCGTCGGGCGGCGGCTTCCTTACCGGTGTGGTGGTCGGCGCCATGTTGAGCGGCTCCTCCCCCGTCAGAAGCGCGGAAAACCGCGATGAATCCAGCGGACGGTATGACGGGAGCGGAAATGGCGGCGGCGGAAGTGGAGGGCCCACGTTCGATGGCGGAACCGGAGGAGATTGGTAACCGGCTCAGCTCTGCTAGGTGTCCAAATTCTTGAAGAACGAGTGAAGATGCAATCGCGAACGATCGATCCAGGCAGCGTGTCGCTGCAACCGCCCGCAACTACGCACCGAGCTGCAACGGGAGCCCGTAGGCTGGCCGAACCAGCTATGCAAGGAATTTCCCGAGATGAACGTCCGGCCAACCCAGCAGATGCCGGCTGGCGTGTGCGTCTGTTCAAAAGCGGGAAGTATGTCGCCAATCGCCACTTCAGAGACGCCGCCTATCATGGCAAGGAGGGATCGCTGTACGCCGCACAACGGTTTCGGGACGACATGGCCGCAGAGTACGGCGTCCGTCGTCGCGATCGCGAGGTTACTGCTCTGGCGGCCTTCCGCGTTTCCGCAGGCATATCGCAATCGACGCTCGCAAGTTGGCTGCATGTATCGACGCCGCTGGTGACGCGCTGGGAACATGAGGGCGCACCGGAGCCTGTTCTGCTACTGGCAACCGCGTTGTTCGAGGGTATCGTGAGGCCGCAGAATACGCTGCCATCGCCCGACCTGGCCGCCTTGCGGCAGAAGCTCGGCCTGCGGCAAGAGGATATGGCGAAGAAGTTCGGCCGGCGCTTGGCGGCATATGGCGAATGGGAGCGAGGAAAGCGGCAAATGCCAGGATGGGTGGCGGTCTACGTAGAAGCTGTGCTACGTGGCTGGGATGAAAAGGGTGGTGCTATGCTTGCGAGCGCAGACCAGCCAACGCAAATTGCATCCCCGACCAGTGAATCCACAAGCAGTCAACTCAACTAGCGAGTGGGAAGAGACGCCTGCATTGTCCGCGTCTCTGCCGATCCAATTCTCCGACGGCGCCGTACTTCCCGAGATCCGTATCTCGTGCGAGGGGTGCGGGAAGCCGCTGGTCACTAGGCTGCAGAGAGGCCGCGTGGTCAACCTTCTCCCGGACGTCTATCGCCTGACGGGGCTTGCGGCGTGCTTTCACTGCGAAGGCTTGACTCGATTCGACTATCGAGTCCGCAGCGAGGGTGCTCGCATGTCAATGGAACATCGCAGAGATGGGGCATGGCGGTCAACTTGCATTTCCAGGCCCAGTTTCTGGGGACGTATCTTTGGCTTACTGCGGCGGTAGCAGGTCACCAGTGTGCGGGTCATCTCTCTACCGAATCGAAGGTTTCATCTTCTACCTGGCCGACGGTTCTTGAACACGACGCCCCGCGCACAGCGCGGGGTTCTTTTTTCCTGCGGGACAAAAGAAAGAGGCCCGCAGAAAGAACTGCGGGCCATGGTTGATTAAGCTGCAACGGATTCCTGCTTCCCAGCAGTTTTCGTCGTGGGCGTCTCGCCATTGTCGCTGGATGCGCCGGCGGCGGCGGTGCTGAGGAGGGACTCCTCGTCCTCGGCCTTCTTCAGTGCTTCGAAGATGGCGTCGATTCTTGCCTTGGTGTCCGGTGCAAGTTTGTCGAAAGCGGGATCAGCTTTGATGTCGTGGATGGCCACTCGCATTTCGGGCGCCGCCTTTGTGACTGCTTTCTTGAGGAGGGCGCCAGGCGCGTGCTTCGCGGATACCTTCGTGCTGCCCGTTACCTTGGCGCGATCGATTGCTTGCTGAATGACTTCAGTCGCCTTGTCAGCATGCTGCTTCAGCATATCGATCGCGAAGTTCGCGGTGATGACTTCCTCCCGCACCCAGTTGGTAATGGCGACTGGGCCCTCAATCATCAGCAGCAGATCTTCCACATACCCAACCGACTCGAGCTCGAGCTCCTCCGCGATCGACTTCGCATCCGGAAGATACATCGACAACATCTTGCTCAGTTTCGCGAGCTCGTAAGTTGAGATCTTGTCGCCGTTGTTCGAGAGGTGCAAGTCTGCCAGTCTTTCTACCTCAGTGAGGTTCCTTTGTGTGGCGACTGCATAAACCTTATCGAAGGTAGCCCCTGCGTTGATGGCGCGTTTCGCTGCCTCAAGGCGGCGGTGACCGCGCTTCAGGATGACTACATCTTTGCCGTCCCGTTTGGCCACGATCACGGACAGCGGACTGTCACGCATGTAGCCAATCTGCGGCTTCATCATCGACCGCTGAATGCTCGCGACTTTGTCCCAGTACGCCTTGTTTTTCTCGCGAACGTTATACCGCTCGTCCACGATGATCTCGAAGGGGTCGATGGTCCACAAATCTCCGGAACTGGCCCCGGCAGCCTCCATGCCTTTCTTCAGGTTTCCCTTTACGATTGCCGGAATAAGATCAAGTTGAAGGTTGTTTCGTGCGGTGTAGCTGGTCTGGCTCATGATTTCGATCTCCATAGAGGTTGGTCTTGCAACCTCGTGATGCTGGACAGCGACGAGTAAGTTCGTGTGCGAGGCCTTTGTTGCTGTCAGCCGCGGCAGGCTGGAGAAGGCGCGGGCACCAAATGAAACGCCGCCCCACGAAAGTAGGGCGGCGCGTGTCGGTTAAGGCAATGTCTCTCCGGCGATGCGGGCACGCTGCACACCGGCATGGGAGACAACGTCCATCAGCCACTTGGGTTCATGGAAGCACTCTGCGAGCTTGCCCTGGGTCAACCGCATGACAGTGCCGACATCGGTAACAGCGACCGCAAAAGTCTTCTCAGCGCGCGTCTCGAACCCGGCAACCACCGCGTTCCCCATCCTGCGGCCGTCGTGCGTGCAGAGTTGGGCTCCGCGTTGCATGTAGCCTTCAGCCAATCCGATTGCCCAATGCGGGCGGAGGGCCAATTCGGTGAGCTCCTCGAGGTTATCGAGCGTCATTTCTTCGTTCATGGGATTCGTCCTTGTAAGGTTGTCTCGGCACCCTGAAATGAGTCACAGGCAACGCGAGTTCGATCGATTCAGGGATTACGCCATGACCAGGACTGCTGCTCTTTGTCCAGTCGAGTTGTGTCCCAGTGCAGATCGCGGCTGGTCGGTCGAACATTGATGGCCGCCGCCAGGGCGACGGTGTCCAAGAGTTCGGCATCGGAAGTCCGAGGGGAACCGGGCGCAGTCGCGATTGAGATCTGTCCGGCGACCCGAATGAACCGTCCGCCTGGCCCGGAGGGCTCTTCGTCTATGGTGAGGTGCGACACCTGGCCATCGAAAATGGCCAGCCCACGCCGCATGGCGTCCTGGGCGAGGGGATTCGTCTGCACAAAGAAGCGACCGAGCAAGTCCGCCGCCCCGACGCATGTGCCCACGATAGGGACATATTTGGCAAAGCATGCCTCTCGAACATGCCAGTCGCGAAGAGTTGGTGCCTCTCCGGTCTTCGACGACCAGATGAGATGGCAACTGCGCAGGAGGGTTGGCGGCAGGCCTTGGTCCCGTTCTGGGTAGTGCCAATGTCCGTCTGACGGCGACTTGGCTCGCGGCACCTCCCTGTCCACGCGGAACGCCAAGAGCTCGAGCGAGGAGGTGCTGGAGATGTCGTAGATACGGCAAAGTCGTTGGCCTTCATCGCGAACATCCTCCAGCACAGTCTCATTTGGCCATTGGAACTTCGGACCATCCAGCAGCAGCTTGCCACCATGCCAGTAGGAGAAGCTGACTTCCAGGTCGTGGAACCAGCCGAGCTCTAGGGCGCGCTCCTGTACCTGGATGATTGACTGGGTCCGCAAAGGAGTGTTCGACATTTCTGATCCTGGTCGTTTGCCGATTCCTTACGGCAACTTTTCGAAACATAACAGGTAGGTATAATACACATGCGTCGATCAGGATGCACTTGTCTCGGCGAAACAACAGCGAGCGTGAAGCTCGTGCCGGCCACGAAACCTACGGAAGGAAACGCGAAATGGAGATTGAAAAGGGAACGTTCGAGGACATCGTGAGGAAGATGATGGCTAATCTCGATGGACAGCATCAGCCAGAGCTCGCCGGGACGAGCGGGACCACGCGGCCCGCCTACGGCCAATTCACCGATTCGATGGCAGCGTCGGCTCTTGCAGCGGCGCTGTCGGAGCATGGTTTTACCATCAACGAGGGCTCACCTGAGGATGGCCAGGTGCTCGGGGCTGAGGACTTCAAGGACATCGAAGAAGACCTGCGACGCGAGGAAGCGAGGATCTATCGGATCACGCACACGTATGACATCGGAAACCAAGACGTCTATGTTGAGCACCCGACGGGTGACGTCGACGGTAAGCGGGTGGCGCTGTACTGCTGGTTCAAGGCGTCAGAGTGGTTCGGGAGCGCGGCAATTGTGTCAAACCTTGGCATCGCCGCCGCCATGGTAAGCCTGTACGGCTTCAGACACTGTGCGACCCGTCATTTCTGCACAACGGTCGATCTATACGCAGACGCTGAAGGGTACCCCGACTACCAGTCTCTGATGGCGGACGCGTCTCTGCATCGTGAGGGTTTGCGCCATGCCTTGGCTCCGCATCTTGATGGCGATCGCCCCGAGTGCACGATTGAGAATGCCGGCGTGCTCGATTCCGCCCAGTATCGGGAGATGCCCGATGAAATGCTGACCGCTCAGGACTTAGTGCAACAAGGAGCGGTTCACGCTGTCAGTTTTCTCCTGCAGCACGGTTGCGACAAAGCGACCGCAAATCAGATGCTGGAGTCACTGCGGGCCAACGCGGGGCACATCCGCGAGGAAGCTGCCCGAAGAGGAAAGGGCCTCTTCAAGCAGGACCAGGTGGCTTCATTGGAGAACTAAGAATCGTTGCCCGCGCTGGAATCTGGGCACAATGACTGGTGCGACTACACCAGCAGGGCTACTAGCGCGATCGCCAAAAAGCCGGCGCACAAGAGGTACTGCCGGCTTTTTGGGCTGATTTTGATCCCGCGTCGTACGATGAAATGCTCAATGATGGTCCATCCGTCCAGGGGCGGCAGCGGGATCAGGTTTGTAGCTAGGAGAACGAAAGAACCCTTGGCGCAGAGCCCCACCAGCCATAGCGGGTATATGGCGTCGACAAGAAAGAACGCGATACCGGTTACCAGGGACATCGCCGGGCCAGCCGCAGCGACGATCGCGCGCTTGTCGGAGGACGACTGCTCATAGTGTTTGCTCGCCACAAAGGCCCACAGGGGTACAAGGCCGAACTCGATCGGAACCTTCTTGATGGTGATTGTGAACAGCTTCACGCCACCAATTACAACTTTGTCGGGGCGAATGCCGACCCTCTTCATGGCCAGGAGATGGCCGTACTCGTGGATACCCAGCAGCACGACCAGCAAGTGCCACATGATGTACGCGGCGAGGAAGAGTAGGAACGCGGTCTGCATGAGTCAATAGGTAGTTGGTGGCCCGGTGGGCCCGAGCGTTGGACCCGATTATATCCGACTGATACCCGTTTCGTATCTATACGTGTTAATCGTTGAGTGTGCGACATAACGGTAGAGCCAAGCCAACGCATCGTGCGAAGGCGTGCTTTTTCTCAAAGGCGCCACTGCCGGTGCCGAGCCCCTTGGAGATGACCCCATGATCCTATCTGCATACACCGTTGATACCACCACCGTCGGCTTCACACCATGCTGGTGGCCGGCCACTTCTTTGGGAGCAGCAACGGCTGCGGCGAAATCGCTCTCTGAACGGTTGGGTGAGGATGAAAGGTACCCGAATCCCTTCTGGGTCGTCGACGCTGACAACGCCCCCGTGTGCAAGTTCTACCGTGGTAAGAAGTACGCACCAAGCGAATCTGTTTAACCCATCGTCCGTCGGCATCAGAGATGCCGACGGTTTTTGCATTCTTGGGACCGGGCGTTGCCTGGCTCCAACGCTCACTGGGTTCCGAACGCGAGCCGTCAGGCCGAAGAACTCATAGCGGTTGAATGTCAGGCCGCATACAATTAGTATCCGATAAACACATAACGGGTA from Cupriavidus sp. EM10 carries:
- a CDS encoding DNA cytosine methyltransferase, which encodes MIEHESVDLAGRSPEELTREELLALVTVVVDGRQYVIVDIGLRMLQPRELYSAQGFPLHYEIEVGHDGRVFTKEKQVRMCGNSVSPHHGAAVIAANCAHLRVFSGEDERRQRAA
- a CDS encoding class I SAM-dependent methyltransferase codes for the protein MNDQDKIRQLGQYPTPAWAAERLVERYFGDLGRDDLVIEPACGPGAFLGAIPTGVPAIGVEIDPLAAECARVATGREVITGDFCTVDLEARPTAIIGNPPFKLALVDKFLARAHALLPEGGRVGFLLPAYAFQTASRVVDYNQYWTIAQELVPRNVFDGLRLPLVFALFHKERHRRLLGFALFHETVAVHRMQDDYQVVLKQGSGPIWRKVIELALRRLGGEASLADIYEELQRNRPTETRWWREKIRQTLRRYAEVFVVKGEGRYALSEGFM
- the cheY gene encoding chemotaxis response regulator CheY — encoded protein: MNMNRKFLVVDDFATMRRIVRNLLKDIGHSNVEEAEDGVDALEKLEAGSFDVVLTDWNMPRMDGLTLLQTLRQSEKYSGVRVLLVTAEGKRDNIIAAAHAGADGYIVKPFTAATLGEKLDRIFGRLGEA
- a CDS encoding tetratricopeptide repeat protein → MAVTLLVMSAVALAMPSPADVASAVRSEDWSKAESLLGEVLRERESPKAHYQLGQVYAHQFRHAEALAEYRRAKEIDPSLKFASSPKLFEAMVTREEALVEGKLDAGASSLQGTDVSHETPAIEGASSAAQLQATDTPASQPQVVTVLEDWEGRMLWLIVPAALLMVVAVLMGIVRVQTSDRPRSIARLPDELEALLKRLDSAEGVCKAASYPTGKKDLILESIWRLREDVERTVSQWRHGTSIEGVMPALVARASRLETAAETGVVTTPPVAGPGDHRRVGPAVVTSRPIAQSIAPRAAVHNTETQRESSGGGFLTGVVVGAMLSGSSPVRSAENRDESSGRYDGSGNGGGGSGGPTFDGGTGGDW
- a CDS encoding DNA-binding transcriptional regulator, with the protein product MQGISRDERPANPADAGWRVRLFKSGKYVANRHFRDAAYHGKEGSLYAAQRFRDDMAAEYGVRRRDREVTALAAFRVSAGISQSTLASWLHVSTPLVTRWEHEGAPEPVLLLATALFEGIVRPQNTLPSPDLAALRQKLGLRQEDMAKKFGRRLAAYGEWERGKRQMPGWVAVYVEAVLRGWDEKGGAMLASADQPTQIASPTSESTSSQLN
- a CDS encoding site-2 protease family protein, which codes for MQTAFLLFLAAYIMWHLLVVLLGIHEYGHLLAMKRVGIRPDKVVIGGVKLFTITIKKVPIEFGLVPLWAFVASKHYEQSSSDKRAIVAAAGPAMSLVTGIAFFLVDAIYPLWLVGLCAKGSFVLLATNLIPLPPLDGWTIIEHFIVRRGIKISPKSRQYLLCAGFLAIALVALLV